Proteins encoded by one window of Lycium barbarum isolate Lr01 chromosome 11, ASM1917538v2, whole genome shotgun sequence:
- the LOC132617714 gene encoding caffeoylshikimate esterase — MEENQNKNKSLLHYWGNTSEQDYYNLQNIKSTNSFFTSPRNLKLFTKSWLPLAKTPPRGIILMVHGYGNDISWTFQETPIHLAKNGFACFALDIEGHGQSQGLKAYVPNIDYVINDLLSFFDFIMTQNQEFQDLPKFLYGESMGGAICVLIHLKRPNLFKGGIFIAPMCKISDKVKPRWPIPQFLTILAKFAPTLAIVPTADLLDKSVKVPQKRVIGGMNPNRYVGKPRLGTVVELLRVTDYVSSRLCDVNLSFLVLHGSADVVTDPEVSRELYELAKSKDKTLKIYEGMMHSLLFGETDENVEIVRSDILAWLNERC; from the coding sequence ATGGAGGAaaaccaaaacaaaaacaaatctcTCCTCCATTACTGGGGAAACACTTCAGAACAAGATTACTATAATCTCCAAAACATTAAATCCACCAATTCCTTTTTCACTTCACCAAGAAACTTAAAACTTTTCACTAAATCATGGCTACCCCTTGCAAAAACCCCTCCACGTGGCATCATTTTAATGGTCCATGGTTATGGAAATGACATCAGTTGGACATTTCAAGAAACCCCAATTCACTTAGCTAAAAATGGATTTGCATGTTTTGCCCTTGATATTGAAGGACATGGTCAATCACAAGGTTTAAAAGCTTATGTACCTAATATTGACTATGTTATTAATGATTTGTTGTCTTTTTTTGATTTTATTATGACCCAAAATCAAGAATTTCAAGATTTGCCTAAATTTTTATATGGTGAGTCAATGGGTGGTGCTATTTGTGTTTTGATTCATTTAAAAAGGCCAAATTTGTTTAAAGGTGGGATTTTTATAGCACCCATGTGTAAAATTTCTGATAAAGTTAAACCAAGATGGCCAATTCCTCAATTTTTGACTATTCTTGCAAAGTTTGCACCTACTTTGGCTATTGTACCAACTGCTGATTTGTTGGACAAATCTGTAAAAGTTCCACAAAAAAGGGTTATTGGTGGAATGAATCCTAATAGGTATGTTGGAAAACCAAGATTAGGTACTGTTGTTGAACTTTTAAGGGTTACAGATTATGTTAGTAGTAGGCTATGTGATGTAAATTTGTCATTTTTAGTGTTACATGGAAGTGCTGATGTTGTTACTGATCCAGAAGTGAGTAGGGAATTGTATGAATTGGCTAAGAGTAAAGACAAGACTTTGAAGATTTATGAGGGTATGATGCATTCTCTGTTGTTTGGAGAAACTGATGAAAATGTTGAGATTGTTCGTAGCGATATATTGGCTTGGTTGAATGAGAGGTGCTGA